The Helianthus annuus cultivar XRQ/B chromosome 11, HanXRQr2.0-SUNRISE, whole genome shotgun sequence region AAGTTCATCTATGACATTAACTACCTTCGGTCCCTGTTGTTGATCAGACACAACACCCCTACGCGGACAGAATGTTTTGCCGTCAATGTTCAGTAATCTAGTAGCAAAACCCTTATTAGGGTTTGACGAGGAAGACAGAATATCCGGCGGCTTGACATGTCTTGCATCCATATCTGACGGCTTGAAGTAACTATAATCCATACCCAATAAATCTAGAACCATGCAACGAAGAAAATACGAATAACCAAGAACCAAAGCGAATTGACAACAAACCCTAGCAgtaaaagaaataaaaactaACCCTAATCCTGACGTCAAAAGATTAGTAACCAAGGTAAAGTCTAGTATCCTTACTCAGAAGGAACGACAACACCACAATTGCTAACCCAGATCGATCAAGAAGAAGATCAATATGAACAGACGAGCAAGAAACTAGGGTTTCACACGGTCGCCAATTTCGCCCAGAGCCATATGTGCATAACACTACTTTTTTTCACCACACACTTGTGTTGCACACTCATATAACATAAAATTGAATTACATGTTTCTGatcttttttttttgggtaaagggttaccccggtgattctattaaaacaaccgCAATAAAGAATAAGTAGTGAAgatgtgttccacactaattcatatacaggacatgccccgtATATGTAGgccaaaacaaaaaccaaatacTCTAAGACAACCCATAACCTAGCCTACTTTACATCAAGAAACAAAGTAGACAAGACTAAAACACGAAAAAACGAAAAACGACTCATCCTCCATCATCAAAGATGAAATTGCCACAGACCGGCAACCCCTTGACTCGAATCATATCATGTCTAGCCATTGGAACCCTTTGTGGAGGAGTTGCTTGCCCTTGCTCTAGAAGATGAAGGATGTGTTCCCGAAGTCATAAATTCAttagtttcattgtagacttcaacgacctcctcctcatcTGAATCCTGCTTGTCATAATTCTGCGTGGCCTTCTTCTCCAGACGACCCACAGTACTACCTCCCTGACCACCATCATCGTCCTTAAGGATATCAAAGGGGTTTGACGTTGCTACCTGATTGTTCGTCAACTTCCTCAAGGACGAGTTTGGTTTAGGGTTTACAACTGGTCTATACACTAACctaggcttctgatttttcatatgAATACCTTGGTTAGTAGCTTTCTTCTTCTTGGCacccacaacctgaaaatcatcatTTTTCTTCCTAGAATCCCCACTCGaaacaacctgagggttttttGGGCAAGAGCTATCTTCATGACCAAACACGCAGCAAGATGAGCAccttaaaggctcccaatcataaTCAATTTTTACCTCTACCTTAGAATGACCACCACCATCTAAAGATGGGATTGCAACAGTTACACTCTTCTTCAAATCAGTCCCCGCCTGCACTTCAATGAGAGCTCTAGCATAGTTGCTTCTACCCCAAGACTCAGCACACATCGTGGCCGTATACGAATCCAACATCTTTGGAACCCCTATCTTAGATGCAACCAAACTAAGACCATCCTTAGTAAATGCCGCTAACGGAacatcatgcatcttgacccaaacCGGGACAGCCCTAATATCCTCTTTTTCCATCTTGACAGAAGCTGACCACTCCTTCAAAATTATCGGAACATTTCTTATCAACCAAGGGCCATCCTCCAACATTTGAACCATTCCTTCTTTAGTCttgaacttaaagaaaaagaatccATTTGCATTCATCATTAATCTAGATAGACCGTATTTAACCCAGTTGTTCTTTACAAAGAAATCCACCACAGGGAATGCCAATCGTTTACCCAGAAAATACCTATacaaagtgttagcatacctgtCTGTGACTTGTTTAACCGATGTCAATGGAATAACTACGTCTGCTCCATCAACAACTTCCCTAGAATCCATTGCCCTGAAGTTCACCTTAATGTTTTAGTGTTCTTCACTACATTAGCAAAGGAGATAGGATCTGTAGTTCCGGACGATTTTTCCAAACCCTGATCGGCCATCGACTTCATTTTCTCCAAACCTGAAATTGGCGTGTATCCCATACCCGGAGAATCCCAGAAATTCGCATCCCGATTTCCTAGTCGGACAGGAGCTGAACCCTTGGAATTCTCGTCAATGGTTGAACTTTTAGTCTCATACAACGGGATTCCACGTCTCGGCTTTAGGGTATTCCCATCCACATCAATAACCCGATTCGCCAAATCCTGAAACGACAAAGTAGGCTTGCCATGAAAACCATGTGGATTACCATCAGATTTTGCATCCATTCGGTGATAACAACTCTCCTTAACCCTAACGAAATAAGCAACAGTAAGCAACACACAAACAATGTCGGCCAGACAACCCAAATgaacgaagaacagaatcaaaaCCCTAAACTAGCTGATGCCCTAACCCATGAATCTTACAAATCAGAAAGAAATACAGATAAACCAAGGCCGATTTACCAGCAATGCAATTCAATATGCTCGAAGACAGAAATTAAAGGCGGCGATTACTAAAAGATAGAAAACCCTAGCCGAAAATCCAACAATTCACAAAACAGATTACGTATTAGATGTAAGAACCTCTAATCGCCGATCTGATCTTGACAAATCATGATGAAAAATCAAGGGTTTCAAGAAAAGCAGTTGTCGCCATTAGCTAGAGAGAGAATTAGGGTTTTATGTTTCTGATCTTGTAACAAACGTGAAAACTGACATGATCGCACTTCGGCCTCGGGCTTTATACACCTTGGGCCGAACACTTATAATGGGCCGCACAAACCGGAGTCGCACATTTGGAGTCAATCGCACACTTCGGATGGGCCGTGTTTGGGTGAACTGTACACTAAACATTGGGCCACATACATAGAATAGTGGATCGCACACTTTAATATGGACAGTACACTTCTCATTTGGGTTTGAATTATGGTGGGATCGAACACTTTTGTGGGTGATGGATTAACTGTTAGGTGTGAGAGTGAAGCATGAACTTGTGACAATGACTTGTATGAAATTCGAATGTCAATTATGTGCTATGTGATGTTATCTACTAGAATGCGTGGTATAAGTGGGTACGAAATTGATTGTTTCAATGGATGCTATGATCTGTGTGATGCGTGATTTCTTGTTAGGATATGTATAACGTTATGTGCGCTACTAGTATGATACCTGTGTCGTGAATGTGGGTTACATGACTTACGTGTATGCAAGCTAATTATTtttggtaaccatggtagggttTGGATTGACCAACTAGGAACGTGTAATATAACCTACCGAGCAAATttaaggtgagttcatttctcttgagcatgcgtcccggtggttgggacaaccattgggtatccctgagagggataggttttgggtaaatcaattgggtattcctgagaggaatacgtcttgtgggtaaaatctggaatgttggataatatactcgtCCTATCACcctttaagtcccatctttttgttaccggagaggtaacggggtattagttggtaacGCTACTttggtttggcaccctcaccccgtaccggagaggacgggtgtgaactaatgacccagtcatgcccagtgctttgataggagcactggggaacgggcaaaacatacatcaagAGCCGTCTTGTATCcgaggtattatcaacattgtaatcaatgaactgaattaaacacttggtaactaacgttttcgtaaaactatgaactcactagcgttgtctgatacacgtgtgtgcatgctcgcaggttattGATACGTGtggatgtggaacttgctgtctaggatgctggagtggtcatgggtcgaggaACATGGAAACTTGAAAAGAGACTAGCCGATTTCATACACTTGGGTTTTAGTTAAACTTGTATTATGCTTCTGCTAAACGCAACGAGATGtaaataatgttttgtaataCTTTATCTTAATGAAGAAAGTTTTATTAGAAAtcttgttatgagttcaatgtgattagtggctagatcctggtacgtcaaacgtcccgcggtgtttcctgcatgtggtattttgggggtgtgacacggacCCAAATGACTCCACAAATCGTACCAGGCTGAAGTGTTGCTACCATCACCCAACTTAGACCAAATAAAATCTCTAATAAATGGTCGAAGCTGTAATATTTTCCGCCAACTCCAACAATTATTCGCCACCGGCTTACAAATCCAAAAACTGTTCCCTTTGAGTTTGTACGAATGAATCCATGCCACCTAAAGAGAATCACGTTTAACCAGAATACTCCAAATATGAGAAGTCATGAGCGCTTTATTGATATCCCCAATCCTACGGACACGTAACCCACCCTCATACTTAGGAACACAAATAGATTTCCAAGACGCTTTTGCCTTCCCCTTATGGAAAGAACCATCCGACGACCAATGAAAATTTCGCATTTTTGCTTCCAGTTCAAGAGTGATACGATTAGGAAGGATAAATACAGAAGACCAGtaaatatgcaaagaagaaagaaCTGAATTAATAAGTTGTAACCAACCCGCAAAGGAGAGAAGCTTATTTTTCCAATTAGAAATCCGCTGGTCCAACCTTTCAACAAGAACACTACAATCTTTGTACACAAGCCCAGAAGATATAAGAGGGACCCCCAAGTATTTCACAGGCAAAGACCCTTCCACAAAAGACATGATGGTCAAGATACGGTTTTTAACATGAGAGGGCACATTACAAAAAAAACCCGTGCTCTTTTGAATGCTAGGAACTAATCTAGACATATTCGTAAAGTTTGAAAGAGAAGTCATAACACATTTCACCGAATTAATGTCTCCTCTTGCAAACAAGAATAAGTCATCAGCAAAACAAAGGTTAATAATACGCTGTCTCTCGCATTTATTGTGAAATTTGAAAGACTTATCAGTTCTAGCAGCCTGCTGTAAGATACACGTCAAAACTTCCATAACAAGCGTAAAAAGATAAGGAGATAAAGGATCACCCTGTCGAAGACCACGCTTGCCCTTGAAGTAACCACGGACATTTCCATTAACACATATAGAATAGGATGTTGTCTTAACACACATCATGATCCACTCCACCATCTTTGTATTGAAGCCGAACCAAATCAAAACATTCTTCAGGAAGCACCAATCAACCGTATCATAGGCTTTCTGAATATCCACCTGAAAAGCAAGTCGAGGGGGGCCCGTATCTCTATGATAATTGTGCATTAGTTCTTGGGTAAGTAAAATGTTGTCCGAAATTTTTCTACCAGGAACAAATGCTGACTGGTTTATACTAACTACTTGATGAAGCACATCCTTTATTCGATCCATAATAATCTTGCTCACACATTTGAATAAAATGTTACAACAAGCTATAGGACGATAATCAGTGACCATAACTAGAGAGGATTTCTTCGGCACAAGAGCAACAAGAGTATGGTTGATTTGGCCAAGCAATCTACCTGTGTTAAAGAAATCAATGACTGCCATAGAAACATCATTCCCTACAATCGGCCAAGCAACTTTAAAAAAGGCAGCAGTGTAGCCATCCGGGCCTGGAGCCTTGTCATTACCTATAGAAAACATAGCTTTCTTTACTTCTTCCACCGTAACCGGACGAATCATGTGAGATGCATCAACCGGGTTCACATGCTTAGTAAATAGATCAGGAGTAGGATACATAGGTATATCATCTTGGCACCCCAAAAAAACCTCATACTGTTTAACAAAAGCATCTTGAACCGCCTCACCCTCGTACTCCACACCATTCGTATCTAAAACAACTTGAATTCGACTTCGATAGTTCCTACTTTTCACTGTTGCATGAAAGAACGCAGTGTTAGCATCACCAGCTCTTAACCACTCCATCTTAGACTTTTGCTTTAAAAATCTTTCCTCATCAAGACAAGCAACCTGAAAATCAGAATTTAGTTTCATCTCTAGAGCTCTAAGGTCCGCATTCATGGATCCTGATCAATTTTCTTCTGAATGTCATCTAGTTTATCACGAAGATTAGCCACCTTTTTGTGGAGATTACCCTTCTTGAAGAGTAAAGCACGCACAGGACTCTTTAACATCCGAAGCTTTTTCACAACCCGAAACTGATGAACCCCACTAACATTCATCTCCCACATATCCTTCACAATTCTTAGAAAATCAGGCTTATGAACCAAAAAATTCGCAAACTTAAAAGGCTTACGCTTGCTAGAAGTAGCTCGATTGATTGTTAGGACACATGGTGAGTGATCCAACAACCTATATGGATGAAACACAGCCACTGAGTTAGGGAATTCAGCTACGAACGAAGTATTGCCCATGATATGATCAATTTTCTTAAGTAAACCAACACCCTTTTTTGGCTTTTAGTTCCATGTTAAATGGAAACCCGACTGGTTAATGTCCATAACCTCAATATCCGACACACAAGCTTGAAAGTCTCGCATACCCGTTGAAATGGAGGAGGCACCCATAGATTTATCCTCTAGGTATAGAGCAGAGTTGAAATCGCCCATAATGAGCCATGG contains the following coding sequences:
- the LOC110888184 gene encoding uncharacterized protein LOC110888184, which codes for MDSREVVDGADVVIPLTSVKQVTDRYANTLYRYFLGKRLAFPVVDFFVKNNWVKYGLSRLMMNANGFFFFKFKTKEGMVQMLEDGPWLIRNVPIILKEWSASVKMEKEDIRAVPVWVKMHDVPLAAFTKDGLSLVASKIGVPKMLDSYTATMCAESWGRSNYARALIEVQAGTDLKKSVTVAIPSLDGGGHSKVEVKIDYDWEPLRCSSCCVFGHEDSSCPKNPQVVSSGDSRKKNDDFQVVGAKKKKATNQGIHMKNQKPRLVYRPVVNPKPNSSLRKLTNNQVATSNPFDILKDDDGGQGGSTVGRLEKKATQNYDKQDSDEEEVVEVYNETNEFMTSGTHPSSSRARASNSSTKGSNG